The genomic window TACTCTTTTGATGAAGAACAAATTGAATATACTTATAGTATATCTTTTGAAAAAGCTCTTTTGGTTGAACCAGAATTGAAAATTATAAATATATTCAACACAACATCCTTAAAGCAATTTTCAAAAAAATTTGAAGTAAATGAATCATCAAATACGAAATATATTATGGGTAGCGGACTGAAAAAATATGTTAATGAAGATAAAGTAAGAATTTTTCGTTTAAACAATATTATTCCTAATTATGAGATTATTGATATAGACAATTATTTTAGAACAAATATTAATTCTTTTGATGAAAATTTTCTTATCAATAAAGTGGAAAATAAAAACCTTGGATATACAGCAATAGTTTTAAAAAATCCAGAAAATGCCAAAAGTTATAAAGAAAAATATTTATCTAATTATTCCAGTTTAACTTGGAAAGAATCTAATCAAACATTAACTCAAACTATTGAAATTGATAGTTTAATAAGCCTATTGATAACTATTTTTATTGTGCTGATGTCAGCGTTTTCAGTCACCAATTCGCTCACCTTTTCTTTTTTAAAAAGAAAAAGAGAAATTGGATTGTTAAAAATCACAGGTTTTAGCGAAAAAGACATTAAATATATATTCATTTTTGAATCCTTGTTAACAACGATAATCGGTTATTTTTTTGGATTAATTTTTTCTATTTTTACAGTGATATTCTTAAATTTTATTAAAATTCCTCTTCCAAAAGGGATATTTTATATCGAATATCTTCCTATAGACTTTGATTTCACAATGATGTTTATATCTTTTTTTATAACTATAATTATCGTTATTTTTATAGCATTTTTAAATTTAAACAAACTGATGAAATTTGATTATATTGAGGTTTTAAAAGATGGAGAATAACATAATCGAGGCAACAGATCTTTCTTTTTCATATGATCACCAAAAAGTATTGAAAAATATAAATATTCAAATTGAAAAAAACAAAATATTTTCCATATATGGTCCATCTGGGAGTGGTAAAACTACTTTATTGTTCATATTAGCGGAACTGATTAAAAATTATTCAGGTAAACTAAGTATAAACCATAATTTTAAAAAAGGTTTTTTATTTCAAAAGAATAACTTGTTAAATGAACTGACTATATATGATAATTTGAGAATATCTCAATTGATTAAAGGTATTGATAATGAATCAGAAATAATAAACATTATGAAAAAATTAAATGTATATCGTTTAAAAGATAGGCTCCCAAATGAACTATCAACAGGAGAACAACAAAGGATAGCATTTATAAAAAATATTATAAGTAATGATTTGATATTTTTTGACGAACCAACTTCATCTCTTGATTCAAAGAATGCTGAAGAATTGATAGATATATTAAAAAAATATTCTAATAACAAAACATACGTAATTGCAACTCATGATGAAAGAATAAAATTAATTTCAGATAAAATATTTTATCTTGAAGATGGTGTTATATTGTAAATAGGGGGATAAGTATGAAGAACGAAAGAGAATTTTTAATTATCAAACCTAATTCAATAAGAAGAGGTTTTATAGGCGAAATAATTAAAAGATTAGAAAATAGGGGTATAAAAATTATAGCAATGAAGATGATTAATATATCTGAAAAACAAGTTGAGAAATTGTATAAAATTCACAAAGAAAAAGAATTTTATAAGTCTCTTAAAGAATTTATGTTATCTGGCCCAGTAGTAGTTATGGTAGTTGAAGCCCCAAGAGCAATAGAAATGGTTAGACACATTATAGGCAATACAGACCCTCTCAAAGCTTCTCCTGGAAGTATAAGAGGAGATTACGGATTAACAGTTCAAAAGAATATAGTTCATGCTTCTGATAGTA from Geotoga petraea includes these protein-coding regions:
- a CDS encoding ABC transporter permease, producing MNKKAIALKKVVIGYFKNSKKDFRFTMVSVGVAIWGLLVISSIISGFDNVLIKSITDFYPHIIVNGDYSFDEEQIEYTYSISFEKALLVEPELKIINIFNTTSLKQFSKKFEVNESSNTKYIMGSGLKKYVNEDKVRIFRLNNIIPNYEIIDIDNYFRTNINSFDENFLINKVENKNLGYTAIVLKNPENAKSYKEKYLSNYSSLTWKESNQTLTQTIEIDSLISLLITIFIVLMSAFSVTNSLTFSFLKRKREIGLLKITGFSEKDIKYIFIFESLLTTIIGYFFGLIFSIFTVIFLNFIKIPLPKGIFYIEYLPIDFDFTMMFISFFITIIIVIFIAFLNLNKLMKFDYIEVLKDGE
- the ndk gene encoding nucleoside-diphosphate kinase, with the translated sequence MKNEREFLIIKPNSIRRGFIGEIIKRLENRGIKIIAMKMINISEKQVEKLYKIHKEKEFYKSLKEFMLSGPVVVMVVEAPRAIEMVRHIIGNTDPLKASPGSIRGDYGLTVQKNIVHASDSIENANSEISIFFEENEILKYELDGQNDL
- a CDS encoding ABC transporter ATP-binding protein is translated as MENNIIEATDLSFSYDHQKVLKNINIQIEKNKIFSIYGPSGSGKTTLLFILAELIKNYSGKLSINHNFKKGFLFQKNNLLNELTIYDNLRISQLIKGIDNESEIINIMKKLNVYRLKDRLPNELSTGEQQRIAFIKNIISNDLIFFDEPTSSLDSKNAEELIDILKKYSNNKTYVIATHDERIKLISDKIFYLEDGVIL